GTGATGATGCTGTTTGCGCAGACCAAGTGAGCGGCGGGTGCCGGGCGGGCTCGCGGAGCTCGTTCCTCCGGAGAGTGTCCCTCCGAAAGGTGGAAGATGGGGTGGTGACGGGGAATGCGGAGGGGTGTGGGCGGACTCGCGGAGCTCGTCCCTCCGGAGAGTGTCCCTCCGGAGGATGTGTGACCGGGTGAGCGGTGGATGCTGCGGAGGGGTGCGGGACCGGACCGGGGTCAGGCGTCGTCGCGTCGGGGTTTGCGGAGTTCGGCTTCGCGGAGCCAGGCGAAGATGACCGGGGTGACGATGAGGATGTGGACGAGGCTGCTGACGGCCCCGCCGATGACGGGGGCGGCAAGGGGTTTCATGACCTCGGCGCCGGCGCGGTCGCTCCACATGATGGGGAGGAGGCTGGCAATGGTGGTCGCGACGGTCATGACCTTGGGGCGGAGGCGGAGGCGGGCGCCGTCCTGGACGGCCTGGAGGAGGTCGTCATGGGAGAAGGCGGCACCGCGATCGGCGCGGCGCTGGGCGAGACTTTCCTCGAGGTACACGACCATGACGACGCCGGTCTGGATGGCGATGCCGAAGAGGGTGATGTAGCCGACCCAGACGGCGACGCTGAAGGGGTAGCCGAGGGACCACTGGAGGAAGACGCTGCCGCTGAGGGCGAAGGGGACGGCGAGGATGACGTGGGCGGCCTCGCTGACGGAGCGGTAGGTGAGGTAGAGGAGGAGGAAGATGACGAGGAGGACGGTGGGGAAGATGACCTGGAGGGTGGCACGGGCGTGGAGGAGATGTTCGTACTGGCCGCTGTACTCGATGGTCATGCCCGGATCGAGGGTGACTTCGCGGGCCACGCGTTCGCGGATTTCCTTCACGAAGCCGCCGAGGTCGCGGTCCTGGACATTGGCCTGGACGAAGACGCGGAGACGTCCGTTTTCGGAGGCGATCTCGCTGGGGCCGATGACGCGGCGGATGGAGGCGACCTGGCCGAGGGGGATCATCCTGCCGGCGGGACTGGCGACGAGGATTTCGCCGAGGCGTTCGATATCGTCGCGTTCGTCGCGGGCGAGGCGGACCTGGATGGGGAAGCGTTCCCGGCCCTCGATGGTGGTGGCGACGTTGACACCGCCGAGGCCGGCTTCGACGGTTTCGAGGACGTCGCGTGCATTGAGGCCGAAGCGGGCCATGGCGGGGCGGTCCACGATGATTTCGAGGTAGGGTTTGGCCTGGACGCGGGAGGGGGCGACTCCGATGGCGCCGGGGACGGAGCTGACGATCCGTTCGACCTCGAAGGCTTTGCGTTGGAGGGCATCGAGGTTGTCGCCGAGGATCTTGACGCCGACCTGGGCACGGATGCCGGTGCTGATCATGAGAATGCGGTTCTCGATGGGCTGAAGGAAACCGGGGACATAGCCGGGCACGGCGGTCATTTTCGCGGTGAGTTCGGCGATGAGGGCGGGTTTGGTCATGCCCGGGCGCCACTGGTCGCGGGGTTTGAGCATGATGGTGGTCTCGATCATTTCGACGGGGGCGGGATCGGTGGCGGTTTCGGCGCGGCCGAGTTTGCCGGCGACGGAGGCGACTTCGGGGACCTGGCTCATGACGACATCCTGCCAGGCCATGATGCGATGGACTTCGGGGAGGGCGGTGCTGGGGAGGAGGACGGGCATGTAGAGGAGGGAGCCTTCCTCGAGGGTGGGCATGAACTCGCTGCCCATGCCGGCGAGCAGGCGGGCGGCGGCGGGGTGTCGGGACTGGAAGAGGGTGAGGGCGGCGGGGTCGGGTCCGACCACCGCACGGGCGATCCGGGTCAGGACGGGGCGTGGGAGACCGAAGGCGAGGAGGGCGGCGGCGGCGAGGAGCAGGGCGGCGGCGGCGAGGACGACGAGGCGATGGCGGAGGGACCAGGCGAGGAGGGGTTGGTAGAGGTGGAGGAGGGAGCGCATGACCCAGTTGTTCTCCTCGCGGTGGAAGGGGCCGCGGATGAGGAGGGAACAGAGGACGGGGACGGCGGTGACGGCGAGGAGGGTGGCGCCGATGCAGGCGAAGGTTTTGGTGTAGGCGAGGGGATGGAAGAGTTTGCCCTCCTGACCGCTGAGGACGAAGACGGGGACGAAGGCGAGGATGATGATCGACATCGCGAAGAAGATCGGGCGGCCCACGAGGCGGGCGGCGACGAGGGTGGTTTCCAGAGTCTCGCGGCGGGTGAGGCGGACCTGGGATTCGGTCCAGGGCTGGCCCGAGGCGCGGAGGGATTCGCGTTTGCGATCCTCGGCGCGTTCGCAGTGGCGGATGACGTTTTCGGTCATGACGATCCCGGCATCGACGAGGACGCCGATGGCGATGGCGATGCCGGCGAGGGACATGATGTTGGAGCTGATGCCCAGCTCCTGCATGAGGATGAAGGAGATGAGGATGGAGGCGGGGAGGGGGAGGGTGACGATGAGGATGCTGCGGAAGTGGAAGAGGAAGATGACGTGGGCGAGGGTGACGAGGAGGATTTCCTCGATGAGGGCGTGTTTGAGGGTGTTGATGGTGCGCTCGATGAGTTCGCTGCGGTCGTAGAAGGAGCGGATCGAGACGCCGGGGGGGAGGCTGGAGGCCAGTTGGGCGATCTTCTCCTTCACGTCACGGATGACCGCCATGGCGTTTTCGCCGGTGCGCATGACGACGATGCCGCCGACGCGCTCGTGTCCGTCCACGTCGAGGGTGCCGCGGCGGAAGTCGCCACCGATCTGGAGGGTGGCGACGTCGCGGAGGTACACGGGGGTGCCATCGCGTTCGGTGACGGCGACGGATTCGAGGTCGGCGAGGGACTCGATGAGGCCGACGCCACGGACGACGAACTCGACGCCGTTTTCCTCGATGACCTTGCCGCCGACGTTGAGGTGGTTGGCGGAGACGGCGGCCATGACCTGGCCGAGGGTGGCGCCGGCGGCGCGGAGCCGGGTGGAGGAGACCTCGACCTGGTACTGCTTGACGAAGCCTCCGAGGCTGGCGACTTCGGCGACGCCGGGGACGGACTGGAGCTGGTAGCGGACGAACCAGTCCTGGATGGCGCGCAACTGGCCGAGGTCATAGCCGCCGTCCGGGGCGAGCCGGGGATCGACATGGAGGTAGTACTGATAGACCCAGCCGAGGCCGGTGGCATCGGGGCCGAGGAGTGGGGTGACGCCCGGGGGCATCTGGGTGCCGAGGTAATTGAGGCGTTCGAGGATGCGGGCGCGGGCGAAGTAGTTGTCGGTGTCGTCCTCGAAGATGACGGTGATGAGGGAGAAGCCGAACATGGACAGGGCGCGGACGGCCTTGACGCCGGCGAGGCCCTGGAGGTTGACGGAGAGCGGGTAGGTGACCTGGTCCTCGACCTCCTGGGGGGAGCGACCGGGCCAGTCGGCGAAGACGATCACCTGGTTTTCGGACAGGTCGGGGATGGCGTCCACGGGGGTGGACAGGAGGGCTTTCACGCCCCAGGCCACGACGAGGAGGAGGGCGCAGAGGATGAGGAAGCGGTTCCTCAGGGAGAATTCGATGAGCCGGTTGATCATGGGGTGACGACCTCCACGCCGCATTCGAGCATTTCGGCGCCGAACCAGGGATTACGAAGGGGGGGTGCGAGCTGGAGCCACTCGGTGCGTCGCGGCGCGTCGGCGAAGGCGTCGGAGGTCATCGGGCAGCGGTAGATGCGGAGGGAGGCGAAACCGGGTTCGGCGTCGCGGAGGGATTTGGCGAGGGCGACGAGGGCCTGGCTCAAGGGGAAGTAGGCGCCGCGGGCGTCGCGGAGGCTGGGGGCCGGGGGAAGGTTGGCGGGGGACAGGGCGGGTTCGATCCAAGGCTGCCAGGGCCCGGCGGCGGGGAGGCGTTCGCGGAGGGGAACGGCGGTGGCGGCGAGGGCCGGGCGGGCATCGTTGAAGGCGGCGAGATCATCGGCGGCGAGGGCGGCGCGGAGGAGGTCGGCCTGGGCGAGGAAGGCCTGGAGCGCGGGGAGGAGATCCGTGGGGAAGGAGTTCGGGGGAGGACGGGGCGGGGTGAGGGCGGGGGATGCCGGGTCGGGGGATGCGGCGGGATCCAGGCCGGGTTCGTGGAGGGACTGGTTGAGCTGGGCCTGGGCATCGATGAGGAGGTTGCCGTTGAGGACGACGCGGTCTCCGGCGTCGAGTCCGGCCAGCACTTCGAAGTGATCGTCGCCGGCCCGTCCGAGGCGGAGGTCGCGGCGTTCGTAGGCGCCCCCGCCATGATCGAGGTAGGCGCGGGGGCGACCGTCGGGATTGAGGACGGCGGCACGGGGAACGAGGAGGACCCCGGGGATTTCGATGCGGATGCGGGCGTCGGCGTAGAGCTGGGCGGGGAGGAGGTGTTGGGGGTGGGCGGGGTCGAGGAGGGGGTTGTCGAGTTCGACGCGGGCTTTGGCGCTGCGGGTGCGGGGGTCAAGGGTGGGATCGATGAAGCGGATGGGGGCGTGGAGGGACTGGCCGGGGAGGGCCGGGGTGGTGAGTTCGACTTCCTGTCCGACGCGGATCCAGGGGAGGTCACGTTCATAGACATCGAAGCGGAACCAGAGGGTGGAGAGATCGGCGATTTCGAGGAGGGGATCGCCTTCGGCGACGTACTGGCCGGCGAGGACGAAGCGTTCGAGGACGGTGCCGCTTTCCGGGGCGAGGAGTTCGGACAGGTGGCTGGCGGGGTCCTTGCCGGGCAGGGCGAGGATCTGGGGTTCGGTGAGGCCGAGCTGGCGGAGGCGTTGGAAGGCGGCCCGCTGGAGGAGATCGGCATCGGCGGAGGGGGCGCCCGGGGTGTGGCGGGCGAGGGCAAGAAACTGGCGTTCGGCTTCGAGGAGGGCGGGGCTGTAGATCCGGGCGAGGGGTTGCCCGGCGGTCACGGAGGCGCCGGTGAAGTTGACGTGGAGATGTTCGATGCGGCCGGCGACGTAGGCCGGGAGGAGGCGACGGCGGGTTTCGTCGGGTTCGAGGGTGCCGGCGACGCGGAGGTGGCGGACGAGGGGGCCGCGGTGGATGGAGGTGGAGCGGACATGGATGACGGTGATGGAATTGGAGGGGAGGGAGACCATGCCCGGTTCGAGATCGGGGGAGGCATCGCCTTCGAAGACGGGGGTAAGTTCCATGCCGCAGATGGTGCATTTGCCCGGGGTATCGGACTTGATCCAGGGATGCATGGCGGACTGGTAGAAGAGGACCCGTTTGGGGCCGCCGGCGGCGGGGAGGGCGTCGTGGGATTGGGCGAGGCGACGGGCGCTCCACCAGGCGGCCGGGCCGACGAGGGCGGCGGTCAGGAGGATGGCGAGGAGGGTAGGAGCTTTCATGGGCGGGGGGGGGCGGGAATCAGGGCAGCGGGACTTCGGGGGCCGGATCGGGGGCGAGGTCGAGCATGAAGAGGGCATCGACATCGCCGATGCCGCAGCAGGTGACGAGTTCGGCGATCATGCGGTGCTGGTCGGCGACGGCACGGGCGAGGGTGAGGCGGGCCTCGGTGAGTTCGCGCCGGGCATCGAGCAGTTCGAGGAAGCGGCCGCGCCCGACGCTCCAGGCGGCGAGGGTGTTTTCGACGAGGAGTTCCCAGCGGGGGAGGAGGCGGTCGCGGTAGAGAAGGGCTTCGCGGCGTGCGGCATCGATGAGGGTCCAGACGCGGAAGACTTCGCGGCGGACTTCGAGTTCGTAGTCCTGGAGTTCGGCGTGGGAGGCGTTGGCGAGGGCGCGGTCGCGGTCGTGGTCGGCGCGGTAGCGGCTGCGATTGAGCCAGGGGAGGTTGAGTCCGACGCCGACCATGCCTTCGCGGACGGCGCCGGAGCCGCTCCATTGGCGGGCTCCGACGGAGAGGGCGACATCGGGAAGGCGGGTGCGGCGGGTGACTTCGAGGGCGGCCTCGGCACGGGCGGTCTCGCGGCGGAGGACGGCGAGGCGGGGTTCGTTGAGGACGGCGAGGGAGACGAGGCGGTCGGAGAACGGGATGTCGGGCGCGCTGGGCGGGAGGTCAAGGGCGGGCCAGGGATGGTCGAGGGGGCGGGCGAGGAGGCGATTGAGGGTGGCGCGGTCGAAGTTGCGCTGGAGGCGGTCTGTTTCGAGCTGCTGGATGCGGCGTTCGCGTTCGGTTTCGAGGCGGAGGAAATCGACATTGCCTTCGAGACCGGCGGCCTGGCGTTCCCTGAGGAAGCCCGACATGCGTTCGACGAGTGCGAGGTCCTGCTGGCCGATGTCGAGGATGGCATCGGCGAGGGCGAGGGTATGGGCGGCCTGGACGACGTCGCGACGGAGCAGTTGGAGGCGGTATTCCGATTCGGAAACGGCGACGGCGGCGGCGGCGTCGGCCTCGAGGCGTTTGGCGCGGGCCTTGCCGAAGAGGGGGAGGGGCTGCTCGATTTCGTAGAGGAGGTTGCCTTCCATCTCGAGGTCGGGGCCTGGCGAGCTGGCGACGGCGCCACCGATCCGGACCATGGGATCCTCCCAGACGCGGACGCCCTGAACGGCGCGTTGAGCGGCCTGTTGACGGAGGCGGGCGGCACGGAGTTGGGGATGTTGATCGGTCGCCTCGCTGACGAGCCGGGCGAGGAGGGCGGCGTCGAGCGGGAGACGTTGGGGAGGGGCTGGCGTCGCGGCCCGCACGGGGCAGAGCGCCAGACACAACAGGGATGAGAACCAGAGAGATCGCATGAACCACCTTTCAGCCGGGAATCGTTACACGCCTGTCAGGCCGACCCGTGGTGCGCCGGCGTGGGGCACACCTCACCCGTGGCTGGCGGTGGGATCAGATCAGAAGGGCGCAGCCGCTCAGGAAGAGGGGAACGGCGGCGGGGAGGGAAGCGGCGCCATGTCCGGCAGCGGGTGCGGAGGCATCGCCGGAAGGAGAAAGAGGAACCGCCACGGAGGGCGCGGGAGGCACCAGGTCGTCGCTCGAACCTGCGGGTCGGACCGGCAGGGCGGGGGCGGGTACTCCGGGCACGGGGGCTTCCGCGGGGGCACAGCAGGTGCGGGCTCCGCAACTGCAGCAGCGGCAGGTGGCGTGAGCGGTTGCGTCGTGAGCGGTGGCGCCGTGAGCGGTGGCCGGGGAGGGGGTGCTGGCGGCGTTGACCGCGGGTCCGCCCCAGGGCTGCCAGAGCAGCGCCAGGATGAGGAGGACGGCGGCGGGCCAGCGCATCGTGGGGGGAGATTATGCCGGATGGGGGCGGACGTCACGCCTTCTTGCGGGCTTCCCACGGGGCGGGATGTCTTTCAGGATCGGCGGACCATGATCACCCGTTTACTTGCCGTCGCGGCCCTGCTGGTCGGGATGGGGCTGTGGACACGACCCGCCGTGGCGGCCGACACGCGTTGCTACGAACTGCGGATCTACCATGCGGCGCCGGGGAAGCTCGATGCGTTGCACGAGCGGTTTCGGAACCACACGCTGCGGCTCTTCGAGAAGCACGGGATGCGGAACATCGGGTACTGGGTGCCGGTGCAGAACCAGGAGAATCCGCGGCTGTACTTCATCCTCTCGTATCCCAACCGGGAGGCGCGGGAGGCTTCGTGGAAGGCGTTCGTCGCCGATCCGGACTGGCAGGCGGCCTACCAGGCGTCGCATGCGGGCGGGGTGCTGGTGGAGAAGGCGGAGAGTTATTTCCTGGCGACCACGGATTACTCGCCGGCCATCCGGGCGCGGGTGGGGGAGGAGCGGCGGGTGTTCGAGTTTCGCGACTACACGGCTTCGGCGGGGAACCTGGACCGGTTGCATGCGCGGTTCCGGGATCACACGGTCCGGCTCTTTTCGAAGCACGGGATGCACCATTTCGGATACTGGACGCCGATGCCGGGCGAGGCGGGGGCGGAGGACCGGCTGGTGTATCTGCTGTGGCACGACAGCACGGATGCCGCGAAGGCATCCTTCGGGGGGTTTGTTCAGGATCCGCAGTGGAGGGCGGCGCGGGAGTCGTCGGAACGGGCGGCGGGCGGTTCGCTGACGGCACCGGGCGGGGTGCGGTCGCTGTTCCTGGTGGCCACGGACTATTCGCCCACACGCTGACATGAAGGGGCTTCGCGTACTCTGGGGGGTGGTGCTGGCCATGGGGGTCCAGGCCGCCCCGGAACCGGGATGGGTGCGGGGCGGGTTTGTATATGAGACCGCGCCGTTCCCGCAGTGCCATGCGTCCACCGTGGTGGAGACGGGTGGAACCCTGGTGGTGGCGTGGTTCGGCGGGACGCACGAGCGGCATCCGGACGTGGGCATCTGGGTGTCGCGTTGGGAGGGCGGGTCCTGGACGGCTCCGCGCGAGGTGGCCCATGGCATTCAGTACCGGTTGCCGGGCGGGGAACCGTTGCGGTACCCGACGTGGAATCCGGTGCTGTTCCAGCCGGCGTCGGGTCCGCTGTTGTTGTTCTACAAGGCGGGTCCGTCACCACGCGAATGGTGGGGGATGCTGATGACGTCGCCGGACGGCGGACGGACGTGGGATGAGCCGCGGCGCCTGCCGGAGGGGATTCTGGGTCCGGTGAAGAACAAGCCGGTGCAATTGGAGAACGGGGATCTGTTGTGTCCGTCGAGCAGCGAGCACGACGGCTGGCGGCTTCACTTCGAGCGGACGTCCGACCTGGGCCGCACCTGGGAGCGGATCGGATCGTTCCATGACGGCAAGGCGATCGGCGCGATCCAGCCCAGCCTGTTGCGGTTGGGACCGGAGCACTGGCTGGCGGTGGGGCGGTCGCGTCAGGATCGGGTGTTCGAGGTGGAGTCGCGGGACGGGGGGCGGACGTGGGGGGTGCTGACTCTGGGAACGCTGCCCAATCCGAATTCGGGGACCGACGCCGTGACCTTGCGGGACGGCCGGCATCTGATGGTTTACAACCACGTGCCGGGTTTGCCGGGGCAATGGGGGGGGAAACGGTCGCCGTTGAATGTGGCGGTCTCGGAGGACGGCCGGACCTGGCGGGCGGCACTGACCCTCGAGGACGAGCCGGGCATGGAGTTCAGCTACCCGGCGGTGATCCAGTCGGCGGACGGGATGGTCCACATCACCTACACGTGGAAGCGGCAACGGGTGAAGCACGTGGTCCTGGACCCGGCCCGGCTGGTGTTGCGGGACTTCGCGGAGGGAGGGGCCTGGCCCGATGGAAGCGGCGGGTGATTGCGCGTGTCCATGGTGCGGCCAGACGGTGACCGTGTCGGTGGACACCAGCGTGGAGAACCAGCGGTTCACGGTGGACTGCGAGGTGTGCTGCCGTCCGATCGAGGTCGTGGCGACCTGTGAGCCGGGGGAAATCTTGAGCCTGGACGTCGGTTCAGGGTGAGCAGGCAGCCTGGGCGGCCGAGTGGGGCGGCGTCCTGGGCTGCATCCGGGACGGGTGAGGTTCGCGAGGCTGCGGGCCATGGCGTCGGGCGGTTGGAGGCTCCGTGGAACCCGGTTCGGCGAACGCGGGGCGATGCCCAGGGCGTTGCGCCCGAAGCGGGGTGAGGATTCGCGGGATGGCTCCCTGCGCGACCGGGCCGGCGATGGAGTTCCGACCGGGGTCAGTCGCCTGGATCGAAGCCGTGTCCGACCAGGCTGCACGCCTGGACGACGTTGAGGCCGAGGCGTTCCGCGGCTTCCACGACGTCGGGGCTGTCGGCTCCGGGATTGAGCCAGAGTTCGTCGCAGCCGCGGGCAGCGATGCGGGGCAGTTCCTGAAGGAGGACGGCGGGCGGGAGGTACACGCTGATGAGGTGGGGTCGCAGGGGGAGATCCTCGACGGAGGCGAAGGCGGGAAGACCTTCGATGGTCTTTTCGCGCGGATTCACGGGAAACACCTGCCAGCCCTTTCCGGCGAAGGCCCGCACGGCGCGATTGCCGAATTTGGACCGCTGATTCGAGGCGCCGAGGATGGCGATCGTTTTCATGACGCCGAGACTGCGTTTGCGCCACCGGGGACAAAAGTCCGAAGGCGGGACTTCCTATCCGCCACGAACGGCTTTCGCGGGGAGCCTGGGTTCGGATAGGATGTTGCCAATCGGGTCCGGCACCGAGCCGGTTCGACCGGACCCGCATCGCCATCATGAATGCCACGGACCACGCCCCGACCCGCCACCCCCGCCGCGCCACCACGCGCCGCGAGTTCCTCAAGACCACCGGACGTGTCACCGCCGCCTCCGCCCTTGCCGGAGTGGCGCTGCCGCACGTACACGCCACCGGTGACGACACCATCCACCTGGCGTTGATCGGGTGTGGCGGACGCGGCAACGGCGCCGTGGCCAATGCAATGTCCGCCGGGGGCCTGGTGCTGGATGACGATCAGGGCAACGCGCGCACGGCGCGGACCGGGGCACTGGGTTCGCGGGGTCCGGTGAAGCTCGTGGCGATGGCGGACATCCGGGCCGACCGGCTCACCCAGTCGCACGCCGCGTTGCGCGAGGCGCTGGGGGACGGCATCGACGTGCCCGCCGAACGCCGGTTTCCGGGCTTCGACGGGTACCGCCACGCCATCGACTGCCTGCGTCCGGGGGACGTGGCGATGCTGACCACCCATGCGGCCTTCCGACCGGGCCATCTCGAGTATGCGGTCGAGCGGGGGGTGCATGTGTTCATGGAGAAGAACTTCGCCTCGGACCCCGGCGGCCTGCAGCGGATCCTTCGGGCGGGCGAGGCGGCGGAGAAGAAGAACCTCAAGATCGGTGCCGGGCTGATGTGCCGCCATTCCTCGGCCCGCCAGGCGCTGATTGGCAGGATCCGGGAGGGCGATCTCGGCGAGATCCAGCTCATCCGGGCATACCGGATGGATCCCGGTTACCGGATGGGCCCGTTCCCGGGAGGGGAGAACGAGTTGCTGTGGCAGTTGAGCCCGGGGCGGCCCTACCAGTTCCTGTGGGCGTCGGGCGGGATTTTCATCGAGCTGATGATCCACCAGATCGACGAGTGTTTCTGGATCAAGGACGCCTGGCCCGTGGCCGCCCATGGCATCGGCGGACGCCAGGCCGGCAGCACCGACTGCAGTCAGAACCTCGACAGTTACTCGGTGGAATACACCTTCGCAGACGGCACCACCGCCCTGGTCAATGGACGGTACGTCCCCAACTGCCACACCGACTTCGGCACCTACATTCATGGCAGCCGTTGCGCCGCGAAGTTCTCGGGGGATGTCCATGCACCGGCCTCCTGGGTGTACCGCGACCAGCGCATGGAGCGCGGCAACATCACCTGGCGCGCGGAGCGGGAGACGGTGAATCCGTGGCAGGCCGAATGGGAGGTGCTCCTGGCGGCAATCCGCAACGACCGGCCGCACAACGAGGCCCGCCGGGCGGCCCTTGCCAATCTGGGCGCCATCATGGGCCGGGCGGCGGTTCACACCGGCCAGCGCATCACCTGGGAACAGGCCGTCGCCTCGGACTTCCAGTTTTATGCGGGTGTGGATCAGCTCACCGCCGCCAGCGCCGCCCCGGTCCGCGCCGACGCGCAGGGCCGATATCCCGCTCCCGTGGCGGGCGCCTGGACGGAGATTTGAGGCGGGTGGTAATCGGAGGGGCGGGATTCACGAGGCTGGCGGCCGCCGGGGGCACGCAGACCTTTCGATCTCCGGGTGGAGTCGCGAACTGCCGGCCCACCCTGTACCTCACCAGTACAATCCATGCGAGGCCAGCTCCCGCCGCACCAGGTCGAGGTCCCAGACCTGCACTTCCGCATATTGTCCCCGCACATAGAGGCGGCTGTCTCCAGGACCCCAGCACAACGGAACCTGCCCCAGCGCCTCCAGCCGCATCAGCACCTCTCCACGTCCAGGATGGATCAGTTGTACCTCGTCCACACGCCATTGCACCGCCACCAGGGACCCTTCGCCGACTGCCGCCACCGGAGGTTCGACGGGCAGCGCACCGACTCCGCCCGCCTCTTCCTCCAAGGCTTCGATCCAATGCACCAGTTCCCAACTCTCCCGCTCGAAAACGCGACATCCCCGCCCATCGATCGCCAGCAAGCGTTCCGTGCCCGGTTGAAACGCCACCACCGTCGCCCCTGGCCCCGGCCATTCCCGCAATAACGCTCCGGTCACCGCATCCCAGACCCGCGTCCTGCCCTCGAATGTCCCTCCCGTCGCTGCCCAGCGTCCCGATCCGCTGAGTGCCACCGATCCCAGCCCGTCATGCACCAGCCGGATCGCCACTCCGGCATCCCGTCCCTCCTCCAGGATCACCGCTGTGCTGGCGTCGGCCCGCACCACCATTCGGCGGCCCGCCGCATCCGTCCCCAACGGCGCGATCCGCCCGGTCACCGGTTCAGACCACACGCGCTGCGTTTCGACACCTGCGGCAGGCCCCCACTCCGTTCCCGGACCCGGCAGACGCACCCACCCGGCTCCGTCTTCCCCGGCCATGAGCAGTCTTCCTCCCTCCCCGGTCCGAACCGCGGACGCCGCCCCTGACACCAGCCCGGTCCATGCCCCGCCCTCCGCGGCGACCTCCCGGATCGCCACTCCGCGCCCGGTCGCGTAGGCCAGATACCGGCCGTCCCCGGTGACCGTTGCCGACACGATCCGCGCGTCGCGAATTCCGAGTCCCCGGTACACCGGGGACGGATGGGCAACTTCCAGCAGTTCCGCCCGTCTGCCGTCCCCGAACCTCGCCAACCGCCGGGCGTCCGGACTGAACCCCACGAACCGCGTGCCGCCGCTCACCGGGTACATCAACAGGGCCTGCGCCCGTTCGACATCCCACAGCCCGGCCGCCTTGTCCCAGCCGATGGTCGCCAGCAGCGTCCCGTCCTGACTGAACGTCGCCGTCACGACTTGGGCCTTGTGCCCGGCAAACACCGCCGCCCGCCGGCCTGTCTCGACGTCCCAGAAATGCACCAGCCAGTCGTCGCATGGCACCGCCAGCCGGGCGCCGTCCGGATGCCAGGCAATCCCCCGTGCCGCCGCTCCATGTTCGAGGACCCGCAGCAGCGAACCGTCGACGGCCCAACGAATCCCCACCTCGCCGCCGAGCGACGCAACTGCCAGCCGGGTCCCGTCCGGACTGAAGCTCAGTGCATACAACCCTTCTCCGGCCGGGAACGTCTGCACG
The Verrucomicrobiia bacterium DNA segment above includes these coding regions:
- a CDS encoding efflux RND transporter permease subunit, with translation MINRLIEFSLRNRFLILCALLLVVAWGVKALLSTPVDAIPDLSENQVIVFADWPGRSPQEVEDQVTYPLSVNLQGLAGVKAVRALSMFGFSLITVIFEDDTDNYFARARILERLNYLGTQMPPGVTPLLGPDATGLGWVYQYYLHVDPRLAPDGGYDLGQLRAIQDWFVRYQLQSVPGVAEVASLGGFVKQYQVEVSSTRLRAAGATLGQVMAAVSANHLNVGGKVIEENGVEFVVRGVGLIESLADLESVAVTERDGTPVYLRDVATLQIGGDFRRGTLDVDGHERVGGIVVMRTGENAMAVIRDVKEKIAQLASSLPPGVSIRSFYDRSELIERTINTLKHALIEEILLVTLAHVIFLFHFRSILIVTLPLPASILISFILMQELGISSNIMSLAGIAIAIGVLVDAGIVMTENVIRHCERAEDRKRESLRASGQPWTESQVRLTRRETLETTLVAARLVGRPIFFAMSIIILAFVPVFVLSGQEGKLFHPLAYTKTFACIGATLLAVTAVPVLCSLLIRGPFHREENNWVMRSLLHLYQPLLAWSLRHRLVVLAAAALLLAAAALLAFGLPRPVLTRIARAVVGPDPAALTLFQSRHPAAARLLAGMGSEFMPTLEEGSLLYMPVLLPSTALPEVHRIMAWQDVVMSQVPEVASVAGKLGRAETATDPAPVEMIETTIMLKPRDQWRPGMTKPALIAELTAKMTAVPGYVPGFLQPIENRILMISTGIRAQVGVKILGDNLDALQRKAFEVERIVSSVPGAIGVAPSRVQAKPYLEIIVDRPAMARFGLNARDVLETVEAGLGGVNVATTIEGRERFPIQVRLARDERDDIERLGEILVASPAGRMIPLGQVASIRRVIGPSEIASENGRLRVFVQANVQDRDLGGFVKEIRERVAREVTLDPGMTIEYSGQYEHLLHARATLQVIFPTVLLVIFLLLYLTYRSVSEAAHVILAVPFALSGSVFLQWSLGYPFSVAVWVGYITLFGIAIQTGVVMVVYLEESLAQRRADRGAAFSHDDLLQAVQDGARLRLRPKVMTVATTIASLLPIMWSDRAGAEVMKPLAAPVIGGAVSSLVHILIVTPVIFAWLREAELRKPRRDDA
- a CDS encoding NIPSNAP family protein, which translates into the protein MITRLLAVAALLVGMGLWTRPAVAADTRCYELRIYHAAPGKLDALHERFRNHTLRLFEKHGMRNIGYWVPVQNQENPRLYFILSYPNREAREASWKAFVADPDWQAAYQASHAGGVLVEKAESYFLATTDYSPAIRARVGEERRVFEFRDYTASAGNLDRLHARFRDHTVRLFSKHGMHHFGYWTPMPGEAGAEDRLVYLLWHDSTDAAKASFGGFVQDPQWRAARESSERAAGGSLTAPGGVRSLFLVATDYSPTR
- a CDS encoding efflux RND transporter periplasmic adaptor subunit, whose protein sequence is MKAPTLLAILLTAALVGPAAWWSARRLAQSHDALPAAGGPKRVLFYQSAMHPWIKSDTPGKCTICGMELTPVFEGDASPDLEPGMVSLPSNSITVIHVRSTSIHRGPLVRHLRVAGTLEPDETRRRLLPAYVAGRIEHLHVNFTGASVTAGQPLARIYSPALLEAERQFLALARHTPGAPSADADLLQRAAFQRLRQLGLTEPQILALPGKDPASHLSELLAPESGTVLERFVLAGQYVAEGDPLLEIADLSTLWFRFDVYERDLPWIRVGQEVELTTPALPGQSLHAPIRFIDPTLDPRTRSAKARVELDNPLLDPAHPQHLLPAQLYADARIRIEIPGVLLVPRAAVLNPDGRPRAYLDHGGGAYERRDLRLGRAGDDHFEVLAGLDAGDRVVLNGNLLIDAQAQLNQSLHEPGLDPAASPDPASPALTPPRPPPNSFPTDLLPALQAFLAQADLLRAALAADDLAAFNDARPALAATAVPLRERLPAAGPWQPWIEPALSPANLPPAPSLRDARGAYFPLSQALVALAKSLRDAEPGFASLRIYRCPMTSDAFADAPRRTEWLQLAPPLRNPWFGAEMLECGVEVVTP
- a CDS encoding TolC family protein, with the translated sequence MRSLWFSSLLCLALCPVRAATPAPPQRLPLDAALLARLVSEATDQHPQLRAARLRQQAAQRAVQGVRVWEDPMVRIGGAVASSPGPDLEMEGNLLYEIEQPLPLFGKARAKRLEADAAAAVAVSESEYRLQLLRRDVVQAAHTLALADAILDIGQQDLALVERMSGFLRERQAAGLEGNVDFLRLETERERRIQQLETDRLQRNFDRATLNRLLARPLDHPWPALDLPPSAPDIPFSDRLVSLAVLNEPRLAVLRRETARAEAALEVTRRTRLPDVALSVGARQWSGSGAVREGMVGVGLNLPWLNRSRYRADHDRDRALANASHAELQDYELEVRREVFRVWTLIDAARREALLYRDRLLPRWELLVENTLAAWSVGRGRFLELLDARRELTEARLTLARAVADQHRMIAELVTCCGIGDVDALFMLDLAPDPAPEVPLP
- a CDS encoding exo-alpha-sialidase, with amino-acid sequence MKGLRVLWGVVLAMGVQAAPEPGWVRGGFVYETAPFPQCHASTVVETGGTLVVAWFGGTHERHPDVGIWVSRWEGGSWTAPREVAHGIQYRLPGGEPLRYPTWNPVLFQPASGPLLLFYKAGPSPREWWGMLMTSPDGGRTWDEPRRLPEGILGPVKNKPVQLENGDLLCPSSSEHDGWRLHFERTSDLGRTWERIGSFHDGKAIGAIQPSLLRLGPEHWLAVGRSRQDRVFEVESRDGGRTWGVLTLGTLPNPNSGTDAVTLRDGRHLMVYNHVPGLPGQWGGKRSPLNVAVSEDGRTWRAALTLEDEPGMEFSYPAVIQSADGMVHITYTWKRQRVKHVVLDPARLVLRDFAEGGAWPDGSGG